The proteins below are encoded in one region of Papaver somniferum cultivar HN1 unplaced genomic scaffold, ASM357369v1 unplaced-scaffold_31, whole genome shotgun sequence:
- the LOC113341722 gene encoding uncharacterized protein LOC113341722 isoform X2 yields MGAGQKKKKCSKKVKFADHMEKIISPNATVEDKRVVSDDGVERYRAYTCKITTYSSPKVLKWVPNLLSPAEQEKFMSTAIGFLLHLPMQTWSSSLFHFLLASQISTGDEGDKGNREEMCVMVCGKEFSFGKKEFALISGLSFRKSNHNFSRPDTKVAARKLLLIGKYENSYAEGKSQE; encoded by the exons ATGGGTGCaggacagaagaagaagaagtgttctAAAAAAGTGAAATTTGCTGATCATATGGAGAAAATTATATCACCGAATGCCACTGTGGAGGACAAAAGAGTGGTATCTGATGATGGTGTTGAAAG GTACCGGGCTTATACCTGCAAAATAACAACATACTCAAGCCCGAAGGTTTTGAAGTGGGTGCCTAACCTGCTGTCTCCTGCTGAGCAAGAGAAATTTATGTCAACTGCAATTGGCTTCTTACTGCACCTGCCCATGCAAACGTGGTCTAGTTCCTTATTTCACTTCTTATTGGCTAGTCAGATCTCCACGGGTGATGAAGGTGATAAGGGTAACCGTGAAGAAATGTGCGTAATGGTTTGTGGAAAGGAATTCTCCTTCGGAAAGAAAGAGTTCGCATTGATTTCGGGGCTTAGTTTTAGGAAGTCGAACCATAATTTTTCTCGTCCCGACACGAAAGTAGCGGCAAGAAAATTACTATTAATTGGAAAATATGAAAACTCCTATGCAGAGGGTAAGTCCCAAGAATag
- the LOC113341722 gene encoding uncharacterized protein LOC113341722 isoform X1 → MGAGQKKKKCSKKVKFADHMEKIISPNATVEDKRVVSDDGVERMFIHPARYRAYTCKITTYSSPKVLKWVPNLLSPAEQEKFMSTAIGFLLHLPMQTWSSSLFHFLLASQISTGDEGDKGNREEMCVMVCGKEFSFGKKEFALISGLSFRKSNHNFSRPDTKVAARKLLLIGKYENSYAEGKSQE, encoded by the exons ATGGGTGCaggacagaagaagaagaagtgttctAAAAAAGTGAAATTTGCTGATCATATGGAGAAAATTATATCACCGAATGCCACTGTGGAGGACAAAAGAGTGGTATCTGATGATGGTGTTGAAAG GATGTTTATTCACCCTGCCAGGTACCGGGCTTATACCTGCAAAATAACAACATACTCAAGCCCGAAGGTTTTGAAGTGGGTGCCTAACCTGCTGTCTCCTGCTGAGCAAGAGAAATTTATGTCAACTGCAATTGGCTTCTTACTGCACCTGCCCATGCAAACGTGGTCTAGTTCCTTATTTCACTTCTTATTGGCTAGTCAGATCTCCACGGGTGATGAAGGTGATAAGGGTAACCGTGAAGAAATGTGCGTAATGGTTTGTGGAAAGGAATTCTCCTTCGGAAAGAAAGAGTTCGCATTGATTTCGGGGCTTAGTTTTAGGAAGTCGAACCATAATTTTTCTCGTCCCGACACGAAAGTAGCGGCAAGAAAATTACTATTAATTGGAAAATATGAAAACTCCTATGCAGAGGGTAAGTCCCAAGAATag
- the LOC113341756 gene encoding equilibrative nucleotide transporter 3-like yields MAIHGANREGKLTATVVCWILGNGCLFPWYSMVTSFDYFGDIFPKYHPGRILPLVCQPFALGTFAILTYNVAKINTRRRNLLGYFIFFIGSLMVPVLDIATSGEGGIGTYIGVCLISSAYGVANALVEGGLVGDLSLMCPEFMQSFLVGLSFAGALTSALRLITKVAFENSKNGLRKGAMMFFAISVLFELLCLLLYAYIFPKLPIVKYYRAKAASEGSKTVSADLVAGGIQTLPSNQNLTPTLERWQAAEEDLKYMDRLSNKELFVQNMDFAITVLLIYVLSFSIFPGFLSEDTGKHGLGTWYGIVLIATFNIWDLIGTYIPLIECLKLRSRKGLLITSLSRFLLIPCFYFTVKLGDQGWMIMLTSILGLTSGYLTVRVLTVAPKGYKGPEQNALGNFLVLFLAMGIFVGVTLDWLWLIGKGW; encoded by the exons ATGGCAATTCATGGTGCAAATAGAGAG GGAAAGCTTACAGCAACGGTAGTATGCTGGATTCTAGGAAATGGATGTCTTTTCCCATGGTATAGTATGGTAACATCTTTTGATTACTTCGGCGATATTTTCCCG AAATACCATCCTGGGAGGATTCTCCCACTGGTTTGTCAACCTTTTGCACTTGGAACTTTTGCAATTTTAACATATAACGTGGCGAAGATAAACACAAGAAGAAGGAACCTACTTggttatttcatttttttcatagGATCCTTGATGGTTCCGGTT TTGGACATAGCTACATCAGGGGAAGGGGGTATTGGAACCTATATTGGTGTTTGTTTGATTAGCAGCGCTTATGGAGTTGCTAATGCACTTGTTGAAGGTGGACTGGTCGGAGACCTTTCGTTGATGTGCCCTGAGTTTATGCAA TCCTTCTTGGTAGGTTTGTCTTTTGCTGGTGCTCTAACTTCTGCATTGAGATTAATAACAAAAGTAgcttttgaaaattcaaaaaatgGTCTTCGCAAGGGAGCTA TGATGTTCTTCGCAATCTCTGTATTGTTTGAGCTACTATGCTTACTTCTTTATGCGTATATCTTCCCAAAACTGCCTATTGTTAAGTACTACCGTGCGAAAGCAGCTTCGGAAGGATCTAAAACTGTTTCCGCTGATCTTGTCGCGGGTGGTATACAAACACTTCCAAGCAACCAA AACTTAACTCCTACATTGGAACGTTGGCAGGCTGCAGAAGAGGATCTGAAGTATATGGACCGCCTAAGCAACAAAGAGTTGTTTGTTCAAAACATGGACTTCGCAATTACAGTGTTGCTTATATATGTATTGTCATTCTCCATTTTTCCCGGGTTTTTATCCGAAGATACTGGAAAACACGGCTTGGGCACTTG GTACGGGATTGTTTTGATTGCGACATTTAACATATGGGATCTTATTGGTACTTACATTCCGTTGATCGAGTGCTTGAAGTTGAGATCGCGGAAGGGTCTCCTCATTACGTCTCTTTCTCGCTTTTTACTTATTCCATGTTTTTACTTCACGGTGAAACTTGGTGACCAAGGCTGGATGATCATGCTGACTTCCATTTTAGGATTAACCAGTGGGTACCTCACTGTCCGTGTTCTAACTGTGGCGCCGAAAGGCTACAAG GGTCCGGAACAAAATGCACTTGGGAATTTTCTTGTACTATTTCTCGCCATGGGTATATTTGTAGGGGTAACCCTTGATTGGTTATGGCTCATTGGTAAAGGATGGTGA
- the LOC113341807 gene encoding probable aminotransferase TAT2: protein MENGLFRKKWSSSANDDIHSASGLTVKEFLNTLMKFRNPEDERQTIPLGHGDPSAFPCFRTTQIADDAVVDSVRSAKFNGYSSTVGIPLARRSLAYYLSRALPYKLSPDDVFLTIGCAQAIEIAMTVFTRPGANILLPRPGFPYYEACAGFRKLEYRHFDLLPDKGWEVDLEAVEALADENTLGIVIINPGNPCGNVYTYEHLKKVAETAKKLGIIVMADEVYAHLTFGSNPFVPMGVFGSIAPVLTLGSISKRWIVPGWRLGWLVSSDPNGILKETKVVDSIIRCLNISGHPATLICDILPLCEHQLIAMPENFYTQEER, encoded by the exons ATGGAGAATGGTTTATTTCGTAAGAAATGGAGTTCCAGTGCAAATGATGACATTCATTCAGCTTCTGGTCTTACAGTTAAAGAATTTCTAAATACTTTAATGAAATTTAGAAACCCTGAAGATGAAAGACAAACTATTCCTCTTGGTCATGGTGATCCTTCCGCTTTTCCATGTTTTAGAACAACTCAAATAGCTGATGATGCTGTTGTTGATTCTGTTCGTTCAGCTAAGTTTAATGGTTATTCATCTACTGTTGGTATTCCTCTTGCCAGAAG GTCTTTAGCATATTATCTATCGCGTGCTCTTCCATACAAGCTATCACCTGACGATGTTTTTCTAACGATTGGTTGCGCGCAAGCAATCGAGATTGCAATGACGGTATTCACTAGACCTGGTGCTAATATATTGCTACCTAGACCAGGATTTCCGTATTATGAGGCCTGTGCTGGCTTTCGGAAGCTTGAATATCGACATTTTGATCTTCTACCAGACAAGGGTTGGGAGGTCGACCTTGAAGCTGTAGAAGCTCTTGCTGATGAAAATACCCTTGGAATTGTTATAATCAACCCAGGAAACCCTTGTGGAAATGTCTACACGTATGAGCATCTGAAAAAG GTTGCTGAGACTGCAAAGAAACTCGGAATTATTGTGATGGCGGATGAAGTGTATGCTCACCTCACATTTGGCAGTAATCCATTTGTGCCAATGGGAGTTTTTGGGTCAATAGCTCCTGTCCTTACACTTGGGTCTATATCAAAGAGATGGATAGTACCTGGTTGGCGACTTGGTTGGCTTGTTTCCAGTGATCCCAATGGCATTCTAAAAGAAACAAAG gttgttgattccattataAGGTGCCTCAATATCTCTGGGCATCCTGCAACTTTGATCTGTGATATACTTCCTCTGTGTGAGCACCAACTCATTGCCATGCCTGAGAACTTCTATACCCAAGAAGAAAGATAA